The following are from one region of the Melaminivora suipulveris genome:
- a CDS encoding phosphoribosyl-ATP diphosphatase produces MSSNDSLARLAAIIESRKPANGGDAGASYVARLLHKGPDAFLKKIGEEATEVVMAAKDAQHGGDSAALVYEVADLWFHTMVALAHFDLAPADVIAELERREGTSGIEEKALRRAQDRDSEESKGRAP; encoded by the coding sequence ATGTCCAGCAACGATTCCCTGGCCCGCCTGGCCGCCATCATCGAAAGCCGCAAGCCCGCCAACGGCGGCGACGCCGGCGCCAGCTACGTGGCGCGCCTGCTGCACAAGGGGCCCGACGCGTTCCTGAAGAAGATCGGCGAGGAAGCCACCGAGGTGGTCATGGCCGCCAAGGACGCGCAGCACGGCGGTGATTCGGCCGCGCTGGTTTATGAGGTGGCCGACCTGTGGTTTCATACCATGGTGGCGCTGGCGCACTTTGATCTGGCGCCGGCGGACGTGATCGCCGAGCTGGAGCGCCGCGAAGGCACCAGCGGCATCGAGGAAAAAGCCCTGCGCCGCGCGCAGGACCGTGACAGCGAAGAGTCGAAAGGACGCGCCCCATGA
- the tatC gene encoding twin-arginine translocase subunit TatC, which yields MSEQSKPEDELAGTEQPFVEHLMELRDRLVRALIAVGIAAAALFFWPGPGQLYDLLAAPLVSHLPQGATMIATSVISPFMVPLKILLLSAFLIALPFVLYQVWAFVAPGLYSHEKRLMLPLVVSSTLLFFTGVAFCYFFVFGQVFSFIQSFAPKSITAAPDIEAYLGFVMTMFLAFGLAFEVPIAVVVLARMGVVSVEKLKSARGYFVVGAFIVSAIVTPPDVVSQLALAIPMCLLYELGIWAAQLFIRHTKAPGDSAESAS from the coding sequence ATGTCTGAACAATCGAAACCAGAAGACGAGCTTGCCGGCACCGAGCAGCCCTTTGTCGAGCACCTGATGGAGCTGCGCGACCGGCTGGTGCGCGCGCTCATCGCCGTGGGCATCGCCGCCGCGGCGCTGTTTTTCTGGCCCGGGCCGGGGCAGCTGTACGACCTGCTGGCGGCGCCGCTGGTGTCGCACCTGCCGCAGGGCGCGACCATGATCGCCACCTCGGTCATCTCGCCGTTCATGGTGCCGCTGAAGATCCTGCTGTTGTCGGCCTTCCTGATCGCGCTGCCCTTCGTGCTGTACCAGGTCTGGGCCTTCGTCGCGCCGGGGCTGTATTCGCACGAGAAGCGCCTGATGCTGCCGCTGGTCGTGTCCAGCACGCTGCTGTTCTTCACGGGCGTGGCGTTTTGCTATTTCTTCGTCTTCGGCCAGGTGTTCTCGTTCATCCAGAGCTTCGCGCCCAAGAGCATCACCGCCGCGCCGGACATCGAGGCCTACCTGGGCTTCGTCATGACCATGTTCCTGGCTTTCGGCCTGGCCTTCGAGGTGCCGATCGCCGTGGTGGTGCTGGCGCGCATGGGGGTGGTGAGCGTGGAAAAGCTCAAAAGCGCGCGGGGCTACTTCGTCGTCGGCGCCTTCATCGTCTCGGCCATCGTCACGCCGCCGGACGTGGTCTCGCAGCTGGCGCTGGCGATTCCCATGTGCCTGCTGTACGAGCTGGGCATCTGGGCGGCGCAGCTGTTCATCCGCCACACCAAGGCGCCAGGCGACAGCGCCGAATCGGCGAGCTGA
- a CDS encoding histidine triad nucleotide-binding protein, whose translation MTHHDPDCLFCKIAAGQIPSKKVYEDEQVFAFHDISPWAPVHFLLIPKQHIPSMAAVTPEHAGLLGHMLTLAPKLAAQEGCNPYPEGGFRLVINTGEEGGQEIHHLHLHVVGGPRPWKKG comes from the coding sequence ATGACGCATCACGACCCCGACTGCCTGTTTTGCAAGATCGCCGCCGGCCAGATCCCGTCCAAAAAGGTCTACGAGGACGAGCAGGTCTTCGCCTTCCACGACATCAGCCCCTGGGCGCCGGTGCACTTTCTGCTCATCCCCAAGCAGCACATTCCGTCCATGGCCGCCGTCACGCCCGAGCACGCCGGCCTGCTGGGCCACATGCTGACGCTGGCCCCGAAGCTGGCGGCGCAGGAGGGCTGCAACCCATACCCCGAGGGCGGCTTTCGCCTCGTCATCAACACTGGCGAGGAGGGCGGACAGGAGATTCACCACCTGCACCTGCACGTGGTCGGCGGCCCGCGCCCCTGGAAGAAAGGGTGA
- a CDS encoding DUF4870 family protein has product MNQDIIDIEPDQRAHSLKAIGWVSYVLHLIVALGAVLPGTQPGAALLVVALIIDLVKKSDAEGTWQASHFSWRIRTVIWAGVLYVLTLPLWLLFFFPGWIAWGLISIWFLYRIVLGMVAMNKNQAIRP; this is encoded by the coding sequence ATGAACCAGGACATCATCGACATCGAGCCCGACCAGCGCGCCCATTCGCTCAAGGCCATCGGCTGGGTCAGCTACGTGCTGCACCTGATCGTCGCCCTGGGCGCGGTGCTGCCGGGCACGCAGCCGGGCGCGGCGCTGCTGGTGGTGGCCTTGATCATCGACCTGGTCAAGAAGAGCGACGCCGAGGGCACCTGGCAGGCCAGCCACTTCTCCTGGCGCATCCGCACGGTGATCTGGGCCGGCGTGCTGTACGTGCTGACGCTGCCGCTGTGGCTGCTGTTTTTCTTCCCCGGCTGGATCGCCTGGGGCCTGATCTCCATCTGGTTCCTGTACCGCATCGTGCTGGGCATGGTCGCCATGAACAAGAACCAGGCCATCCGGCCCTGA
- a CDS encoding trypsin-like peptidase domain-containing protein: MKRFWLLFSQAVTVFVAGYFVVATLQPTWLQRGLATTRAGISVIEAPASTGSQPAAGSFSAAARKASPAVVSINTSKAVRHPRSNDPWFQFFFGDQGAQAQMGLGSGVIISPEGYILTNNHVVEGADEIEVTLSDSRRVRASVMGTDPETDLAVLRVQLDKLPVIVLGDSDQLAVGDQVLAIGNPFGVGQTVTSGIVSALGRSQLGINTFENFIQTDAAINPGNSGGALVDVNGNLMGINTAIYSRSGGSMGIGFAIPVSTARLVLDGIVRDGQVTRGWIGVEPNELSPELAQTFGVKATEGVIITGVLQGGPAAQAGVRPGDVILQVGGKATNTVPQLLTAVAALKPGESAQFQVQRGDERVELAVVAGMRPRAQQQHQRR; the protein is encoded by the coding sequence ATGAAGCGCTTTTGGTTGCTGTTTTCCCAGGCCGTGACGGTGTTCGTCGCGGGCTACTTTGTCGTCGCCACGCTGCAGCCGACCTGGCTGCAGCGCGGCCTGGCCACCACGCGCGCCGGCATCTCGGTCATCGAGGCGCCCGCCTCGACCGGCTCACAGCCCGCAGCCGGCAGCTTCAGCGCCGCGGCGCGCAAGGCATCGCCGGCGGTGGTCAGCATCAACACCAGCAAGGCCGTGCGCCACCCGCGCAGCAACGATCCGTGGTTCCAGTTCTTCTTCGGCGACCAGGGCGCGCAGGCGCAGATGGGCCTGGGCAGCGGCGTGATCATCAGCCCCGAGGGCTACATCCTGACCAACAACCACGTGGTCGAGGGCGCCGACGAGATCGAAGTCACCCTCTCGGACAGCCGCCGCGTGCGTGCCAGCGTCATGGGCACCGACCCGGAGACCGACCTGGCCGTGCTGCGCGTGCAGTTGGACAAGCTGCCCGTCATCGTGCTGGGCGACTCGGACCAGCTGGCCGTGGGCGACCAGGTGCTGGCGATTGGCAATCCGTTTGGCGTCGGCCAGACGGTGACCAGCGGCATCGTCTCGGCGCTGGGGCGCAGCCAGCTGGGCATCAACACCTTCGAGAACTTCATCCAGACCGATGCGGCCATCAACCCCGGAAATTCGGGCGGCGCGCTGGTCGACGTGAACGGCAACCTGATGGGCATCAACACCGCCATCTATTCGCGCTCGGGCGGCAGCATGGGCATCGGCTTTGCCATCCCTGTCTCCACGGCGCGGCTGGTGCTGGACGGCATCGTGCGCGACGGCCAGGTCACGCGCGGCTGGATCGGCGTCGAGCCCAATGAACTCTCACCCGAGCTGGCGCAGACCTTTGGCGTCAAGGCCACCGAGGGCGTGATCATCACCGGCGTGCTGCAGGGGGGTCCTGCCGCGCAGGCCGGCGTGCGCCCGGGCGACGTGATCCTGCAAGTCGGCGGCAAGGCGACCAACACCGTGCCGCAGCTGCTCACCGCCGTGGCGGCGCTGAAACCCGGCGAAAGCGCGCAGTTCCAGGTGCAGCGTGGCGACGAGCGTGTCGAGCTGGCCGTGGTGGCAGGCATGCGCCCGCGCGCGCAGCAGCAGCACCAGCGCCGCTGA
- the hisI gene encoding phosphoribosyl-AMP cyclohydrolase, producing MPAEPSQNWLDQVRWDAQGLVPAIAQEAGSGDVLMLAWMNREALEKTATLGRAVYFSRSRGKLWFKGEESGHVQTVHEIRLDCDADVVLLRVTQQGHEPAIACHTGRHSCFFSVLQDGQWRARDPVLKDPASIYN from the coding sequence ATGCCCGCTGAACCTTCCCAAAACTGGCTGGACCAGGTGCGCTGGGACGCGCAGGGGCTGGTGCCCGCCATCGCCCAGGAAGCCGGCAGCGGCGACGTGCTGATGCTGGCCTGGATGAACCGCGAGGCGCTGGAGAAGACCGCCACGCTGGGCCGCGCCGTGTACTTCAGCCGCTCGCGCGGCAAGCTGTGGTTCAAGGGTGAGGAATCGGGCCACGTGCAGACGGTGCACGAGATCCGCCTGGACTGCGACGCCGACGTGGTGCTGCTGCGCGTGACGCAGCAGGGCCACGAGCCGGCAATAGCCTGCCACACCGGGCGGCACAGCTGTTTTTTCAGCGTGTTGCAAGATGGCCAGTGGCGCGCGCGCGATCCGGTCTTGAAAGACCCGGCTTCCATCTACAACTGA
- the tatA gene encoding Sec-independent protein translocase subunit TatA: MGTFSLWHWLVVLLIVVLVFGTKKLKNIGSDLGGAVKGFKDGVRDGTAEADAAAQPPVGQVAGSTPAAADRSTIDVEARRKS, from the coding sequence ATGGGTACGTTTTCCCTCTGGCACTGGCTGGTGGTGCTGCTGATCGTGGTGCTGGTGTTCGGCACCAAGAAACTGAAGAACATCGGCTCCGACCTGGGCGGCGCCGTCAAGGGCTTCAAGGACGGCGTGCGCGATGGCACGGCCGAGGCCGACGCGGCGGCCCAGCCGCCGGTGGGCCAGGTGGCTGGCAGCACGCCTGCGGCCGCCGACCGCAGCACCATCGACGTCGAAGCCCGGCGCAAGAGCTGA
- the tatB gene encoding Sec-independent protein translocase protein TatB, with product MIDIGLSKMALIGAVALVVIGPEKLPRVARTVGTLLGKAQRYVADVKAEVNRSMELDELRKMKEGVESAARDVENTIRTEAGSFEQDWNQAVSGLDSSADGSGAASVSSLDGGGVIPSYRHPGKNWRLKRGAVPRWYKARAGVRTHVQSGAARVARFRPRKSH from the coding sequence ATGATCGACATCGGCCTGTCCAAGATGGCGCTGATCGGCGCCGTCGCACTGGTCGTCATCGGCCCGGAGAAGCTGCCGCGCGTGGCGCGCACCGTCGGCACGCTGCTGGGCAAGGCGCAGCGCTACGTGGCCGATGTGAAGGCCGAGGTCAACCGCTCGATGGAGCTCGACGAGCTGCGCAAGATGAAGGAAGGCGTCGAAAGCGCCGCGCGCGACGTCGAAAACACCATCCGCACCGAAGCCGGCAGCTTCGAGCAGGACTGGAACCAGGCCGTCTCGGGCCTGGATTCCTCCGCGGACGGCTCCGGTGCCGCTTCGGTCTCGTCGCTGGACGGTGGCGGCGTGATTCCCAGCTACCGCCACCCGGGCAAGAACTGGCGCCTCAAGCGTGGCGCCGTGCCGCGCTGGTACAAGGCACGCGCCGGCGTGCGCACGCACGTGCAGTCGGGTGCGGCGCGCGTGGCACGCTTTCGTCCGCGCAAGTCCCATTAA
- the hisA gene encoding 1-(5-phosphoribosyl)-5-[(5-phosphoribosylamino)methylideneamino]imidazole-4-carboxamide isomerase: protein MLLIPAIDLKDGHCVRLKQGDMDQSTTFGEDPAAMARRWLEAGARRLHLVDLNGAFAGQPKNRAAIKSILAEVGSDIPVQLGGGIRDLDTIERYIDAGLSYVIIGTAAVKNPGFLKDACSAFAGHIIVGLDAKDGKVATDGWSKLTGHEVVDLARKFQDWGVESIIYTDIGRDGMLSGINIEATVRLAQSLSIPVIASGGLAGMEDIDRLCEVESEGVEGVICGRAIYSGDLDFAAAQERADELTA, encoded by the coding sequence ATGCTGCTCATCCCCGCCATCGACCTCAAGGACGGCCACTGCGTTCGCCTCAAGCAAGGTGACATGGACCAATCGACCACGTTCGGCGAAGACCCCGCCGCCATGGCTCGGCGCTGGCTGGAGGCCGGCGCGCGGCGCCTGCACCTGGTCGACCTGAACGGGGCGTTTGCCGGCCAGCCCAAGAACCGCGCGGCGATCAAGTCCATCCTGGCCGAGGTCGGCAGCGACATCCCGGTGCAGCTGGGCGGCGGCATCCGCGATCTGGACACCATCGAGCGCTACATCGACGCCGGCCTGTCCTACGTCATCATCGGCACCGCCGCGGTGAAGAACCCAGGGTTCCTGAAAGACGCCTGCAGCGCCTTCGCCGGCCACATCATCGTCGGCCTGGACGCCAAGGACGGCAAGGTGGCCACCGACGGCTGGAGCAAGCTCACCGGCCACGAGGTGGTCGATCTGGCGCGCAAATTCCAGGACTGGGGCGTCGAGTCCATCATCTACACCGACATCGGCCGCGACGGCATGCTCTCAGGCATCAACATCGAGGCCACCGTGCGGCTGGCGCAGTCGCTGTCGATTCCCGTCATCGCCTCGGGCGGCCTGGCTGGCATGGAGGACATCGATCGCCTGTGCGAGGTCGAGAGCGAGGGCGTCGAAGGCGTGATCTGCGGCCGTGCGATCTATTCGGGCGACCTGGACTTTGCCGCCGCGCAAGAGCGCGCCGACGAGCTGACGGCCTGA
- the hisF gene encoding imidazole glycerol phosphate synthase subunit HisF: MLAKRIIPCLDVTGGRVVKGVNFVELRDAGDPVEIAARYNEQGADELTFLDITATSDGRDLILPIIEAVASQVFIPLTVGGGVRTVADVRRLLNAGADKVSFNSAAIQTPEVIDAASAKYGAQCIVVAIDAKRRQGQEVAERGEGWDVYSHGGRKNTGMDAVQWAAEMARRGAGEILLTSMDRDGTKSGFDLQLTRAVSDAVSVPVIASGGVGSLEHLADGVSIGGADAVLAASIFHYGEFTVRQAKEHLRSRGIAVRL, from the coding sequence ATGCTGGCCAAACGCATCATCCCCTGCCTGGACGTGACCGGCGGACGCGTCGTCAAGGGCGTCAACTTCGTCGAACTGCGCGACGCCGGCGATCCGGTGGAGATCGCAGCGCGCTACAACGAGCAGGGCGCCGACGAGCTCACCTTCCTGGACATAACGGCCACCAGCGACGGGCGCGACCTGATCCTGCCCATCATCGAGGCCGTGGCCAGCCAGGTTTTCATTCCGCTCACCGTGGGCGGCGGCGTGCGCACGGTGGCCGATGTGCGCCGGCTGCTGAACGCCGGGGCCGACAAGGTCAGCTTCAACTCGGCCGCTATTCAAACGCCCGAAGTCATCGACGCCGCCTCGGCCAAGTACGGCGCACAGTGCATCGTCGTAGCCATCGACGCCAAGCGGCGCCAGGGCCAGGAGGTGGCCGAGCGCGGCGAGGGCTGGGACGTCTACAGCCACGGCGGGCGCAAGAACACCGGCATGGACGCCGTGCAATGGGCCGCCGAGATGGCGCGGCGCGGCGCCGGCGAGATCTTGCTGACCAGCATGGACCGCGACGGCACCAAGAGCGGATTCGACCTGCAGCTGACACGTGCGGTGAGCGACGCGGTGAGCGTGCCCGTCATCGCCTCGGGCGGCGTGGGCAGCCTGGAGCACCTGGCCGATGGCGTGAGCATCGGCGGCGCCGACGCGGTGCTGGCCGCCAGCATCTTTCACTACGGCGAGTTCACCGTGCGCCAGGCCAAGGAGCACCTGCGCTCGCGCGGCATCGCCGTGCGGCTGTGA